From the unidentified bacterial endosymbiont genome, one window contains:
- the rsxD gene encoding electron transport complex subunit RsxD: MVFRIASSPYTHNQRQTSRIMMLVCLAALPGIAVQFWFFGWGTLFQLVLGTASALAAEGLILTLRKMDVSRILSDNSALLTGLLLAISIPPLAPWWMVVLGTVFAVIIAKQLYGGLGHNPFNPAMIGYVVLLISFPVQMTNWLPPQEIAATVPGFMDALNVIFTGHTALGTDMTALRMGVDGISQATPLDTFKTSLHAGHSVEQIMKSAIYSGMLAGAGWQWVNLAYLLGGAILLQQKAIRWHIPLSFLITLTVCSTLGWLFSPESMASPQMHLLSGATMLGAFFILTDPVTASTTNRGRLIFGALAGLLVWLIRSFGGYPDGVAFAVLLANITVPLIDYYTRPRVYGHR, translated from the coding sequence ATGGTTTTCAGAATCGCAAGTTCCCCCTATACCCATAACCAGCGCCAGACGTCGCGTATTATGATGCTGGTCTGCCTGGCTGCCCTGCCGGGTATCGCCGTTCAGTTCTGGTTTTTTGGCTGGGGAACCCTTTTCCAGTTAGTACTCGGCACGGCCAGCGCGCTGGCGGCGGAAGGCCTGATCCTGACGCTGCGCAAGATGGACGTTTCCCGCATTCTTAGCGACAACTCCGCGCTGCTGACCGGCCTCCTGCTGGCGATCAGTATTCCCCCGCTCGCCCCCTGGTGGATGGTGGTGCTCGGAACCGTGTTTGCGGTGATTATCGCCAAACAGCTGTATGGCGGCCTGGGCCATAACCCGTTCAACCCGGCGATGATCGGCTACGTGGTGTTGCTGATCTCCTTCCCGGTGCAGATGACCAACTGGTTGCCACCGCAGGAAATTGCCGCCACGGTGCCTGGCTTTATGGATGCCCTGAACGTTATCTTTACAGGCCATACTGCACTCGGTACCGATATGACCGCGCTGCGTATGGGCGTGGACGGTATCAGCCAGGCTACGCCGCTCGACACCTTTAAAACGTCGCTGCATGCCGGGCACAGCGTTGAGCAAATTATGAAATCCGCCATCTACAGCGGTATGCTGGCGGGCGCAGGCTGGCAGTGGGTCAATCTCGCCTACCTGCTGGGTGGCGCGATCCTGCTGCAACAAAAGGCGATTCGCTGGCATATTCCGCTGAGCTTTCTGATTACGCTTACGGTCTGCTCCACGTTGGGCTGGCTGTTCTCCCCTGAGTCAATGGCCAGCCCGCAGATGCATCTGCTCTCCGGCGCCACCATGCTCGGCGCATTCTTTATCCTGACCGACCCGGTTACGGCCTCAACCACAAATCGTGGTCGCCTGATTTTCGGCGCGCTGGCAGGGTTGTTAGTATGGCTTATCCGCAGTTTTGGGGGCTATCCGGATGGCGTGGCTTTTGCCGTACTGCTGGCCAATATCACCGTTCCGCTCATCGACTACTACACGCGTCCACGCGTCTACGGTCACCGTTAA
- the rsxC gene encoding electron transport complex subunit RsxC: MLKLFSAFRKEKIWDFDGGIHPPEMKTQSNGTPLRQIPLATRYVMPLKQHLGAEGELCVKEGDTVLRGQPLTFGRGRMLPVHAPTSGTVVSISPHTVAHPSALSELSVIIDADGEDHWIERDGWSDYRAQSREALIERIHQFGVAGLGGAGFPTGAKLRGGGDKIETLIINAAECEPYITADDRLMQDCAAQVVEGIRILAHILQPREVLIGIEDNKPQAISMLRAVLAGSHDIGLRVIPTKYPSGGAKQLTQILTGKQVPHGGRSSDIGVLMQNVGTAYAVKRAVVDGEPLTERVVTLTGESVARPGNVWARLGTPVRHLLEQAEFCPGSHQMVIMGGPLMGFTLPWLDVPVVKITNCLLAPSPTEMGEEQEEKGCIRCSACADACPADLLPQQLYWYSKGQLHDKAKAHNLADCIECGACAWVCPSNIPLVQYFRQEKAEIYAISMEEKRAAEAKARFEARQARLEREKAARHERHKQAAVQPGGKDQDAINAALARVREKKATAAQAIVIPAGEKPDNSEAIAAREARKAQARARQAQHEQPDAETDPRKAAVEAAIARAKARKATQPQPTAEPDVPVDPRKAAVEAAIARAKARKAAQQEEPQATNDDPRKAAVAAAIARVQAKKAAQQAVNED, from the coding sequence ATGCTTAAGTTATTTTCGGCTTTCAGAAAAGAGAAGATTTGGGACTTCGACGGCGGTATCCATCCGCCTGAAATGAAGACCCAGTCCAATGGCACTCCGCTACGTCAGATCCCGCTGGCGACCCGTTACGTGATGCCGCTTAAACAGCACCTCGGCGCTGAAGGCGAACTGTGCGTTAAAGAAGGCGATACCGTCCTTCGCGGCCAGCCCTTAACCTTTGGTCGCGGTCGTATGCTGCCGGTGCACGCCCCGACGTCCGGTACTGTGGTATCGATTTCTCCTCATACCGTGGCGCACCCGTCGGCCCTCTCTGAGCTGAGCGTGATTATCGACGCCGACGGCGAAGACCACTGGATTGAACGTGATGGCTGGAGTGATTACCGCGCCCAAAGCCGTGAAGCGCTGATAGAGCGCATCCATCAGTTTGGCGTTGCCGGTCTCGGCGGCGCAGGCTTTCCGACGGGCGCCAAGCTGCGCGGCGGGGGCGATAAAATTGAAACGCTGATTATCAATGCCGCTGAATGCGAACCTTACATCACCGCCGATGACCGGCTGATGCAGGACTGCGCCGCACAGGTAGTAGAAGGGATCCGCATCCTTGCGCATATTCTGCAGCCGCGTGAGGTGCTCATCGGCATTGAAGACAACAAACCCCAGGCCATCTCCATGCTGCGTGCCGTGCTGGCCGGTAGCCATGATATTGGCCTGCGCGTTATCCCGACCAAGTATCCCTCTGGCGGTGCGAAGCAACTGACGCAAATTCTGACCGGAAAACAGGTTCCGCACGGCGGACGCTCGTCGGATATTGGCGTGCTGATGCAAAACGTCGGTACCGCCTATGCGGTAAAACGTGCGGTGGTCGATGGTGAACCCTTAACCGAGCGCGTTGTGACCTTAACCGGAGAGTCGGTTGCGCGTCCCGGTAACGTCTGGGCGCGTCTCGGCACGCCGGTACGCCATCTTCTCGAACAGGCTGAATTTTGCCCCGGCAGTCACCAGATGGTGATCATGGGCGGCCCATTAATGGGCTTCACCCTGCCCTGGCTGGATGTTCCGGTGGTGAAAATAACTAACTGTCTCCTCGCCCCTTCCCCCACGGAGATGGGTGAGGAGCAGGAAGAGAAAGGCTGTATCCGCTGCAGCGCCTGCGCCGACGCATGCCCGGCCGACCTGCTACCCCAGCAGCTTTACTGGTATAGCAAAGGCCAGCTCCATGATAAGGCAAAAGCCCATAACCTGGCTGACTGCATCGAGTGCGGCGCCTGCGCCTGGGTCTGCCCAAGCAATATCCCGCTGGTGCAATACTTCCGTCAGGAGAAGGCCGAAATTTATGCTATTTCGATGGAAGAAAAACGCGCCGCCGAAGCGAAAGCCCGCTTTGAAGCCCGTCAGGCGCGGCTTGAGCGTGAGAAAGCGGCCCGCCATGAGCGGCATAAGCAAGCCGCCGTTCAGCCTGGTGGAAAAGATCAGGATGCCATTAACGCCGCGCTGGCTCGCGTGCGTGAGAAAAAAGCCACGGCGGCACAAGCTATCGTGATCCCTGCGGGTGAAAAACCAGATAATAGCGAAGCCATTGCCGCCCGCGAGGCGCGTAAAGCGCAGGCTCGCGCCCGTCAGGCACAGCATGAGCAACCCGACGCTGAGACAGATCCGCGTAAAGCGGCGGTTGAGGCGGCTATTGCCCGCGCTAAAGCGCGAAAAGCGACTCAGCCACAGCCCACTGCGGAACCCGACGTACCGGTCGACCCGCGCAAGGCAGCCGTCGAGGCCGCCATCGCCCGCGCGAAAGCCCGTAAGGCGGCACAGCAGGAAGAGCCGCAGGCCACCAACGACGATCCGCGTAAAGCCGCTGTCGCCGCCGCGATTGCCCGCGTTCAGGCGAAGAAAGCCGCACAGCAAGCAGTTAACGAGGATTAA
- the rsxB gene encoding electron transport complex subunit RsxB: MNAIWIAIASISVLGLVFGLILGYASRRFAVEDDPVVEKIDALLPQSQCGQCGYPGCRPYAEAVGVQGEKINRCAPGGEAVMLKIAALLNVDPQPADGDADVQEPVRVLAVIDEPNCIGCTKCIQACPVDAIVGATRAMHTVVADLCTGCNLCVAPCPTQCITLRPVETTTESWKWDLQTIPVRNIPVEHHA, from the coding sequence ATGAATGCTATCTGGATTGCCATCGCCTCCATCAGCGTTTTGGGGTTGGTGTTTGGTCTGATTCTCGGGTATGCCTCTCGCCGTTTCGCGGTTGAGGACGATCCCGTTGTCGAAAAAATTGACGCGCTTTTACCGCAAAGCCAGTGCGGGCAATGCGGTTATCCTGGCTGTCGTCCCTACGCAGAAGCCGTGGGCGTGCAGGGTGAAAAAATCAACCGCTGCGCGCCGGGTGGCGAAGCAGTGATGCTGAAAATTGCCGCCCTGCTTAACGTTGACCCGCAGCCTGCTGATGGCGATGCGGATGTGCAGGAACCGGTTCGCGTCCTGGCGGTGATCGACGAACCTAACTGCATCGGCTGCACCAAATGTATTCAGGCGTGTCCCGTCGATGCCATTGTGGGCGCAACCCGCGCCATGCACACCGTTGTAGCGGATCTGTGCACCGGGTGTAACCTCTGTGTGGCCCCCTGCCCGACGCAGTGTATAACCTTACGTCCGGTCGAAACGACCACCGAAAGCTGGAAGTGGGATCTTCAAACCATTCCGGTTCGCAATATTCCTGTGGAACACCATGCTTAA
- the rsxA gene encoding electron transport complex subunit RsxA has translation MTDYLLLFVGTVLVNNFVLVKFLGLCPFMGVSKKLETAMGMGLATTFVMTLASICAWWIDTWILIPLGLIYLRTLAFILVIAVVVQFTEMVVRKTSPALYRLLGIFLPLITTNCAVLGVALLNINLGHNFMQSALYGFSAAVGFSLVMVLFASIRERLAAADIPAPFRGNAIALVTAGLMSLAFMGFSGLVKL, from the coding sequence ATGACCGATTACTTACTGCTCTTTGTCGGCACTGTGCTGGTGAATAACTTCGTCCTGGTGAAGTTTCTTGGCCTGTGTCCGTTTATGGGTGTTTCCAAAAAGCTGGAAACGGCAATGGGCATGGGGCTGGCGACAACCTTCGTTATGACGCTGGCGTCCATCTGCGCGTGGTGGATTGACACCTGGATCCTGATCCCGCTGGGATTAATATATCTGCGCACGCTGGCCTTTATCCTGGTTATCGCGGTCGTGGTGCAATTTACCGAAATGGTGGTGCGTAAAACCAGCCCGGCGCTGTACCGTCTGCTGGGGATCTTCCTGCCGCTCATCACCACTAACTGCGCCGTCCTCGGCGTGGCGCTGCTGAACATCAACCTCGGGCATAATTTTATGCAATCGGCGCTGTACGGCTTCTCTGCCGCCGTCGGTTTCTCGCTGGTGATGGTGCTGTTTGCCTCTATCCGTGAACGCCTGGCGGCTGCCGACATTCCCGCGCCGTTTCGTGGGAACGCGATTGCCCTGGTGACAGCAGGTTTAATGTCTCTGGCCTTTATGGGCTTTAGTGGTCTGGTGAAGTTGTAA
- a CDS encoding DUF2569 domain-containing protein: MTATPGERIGGWLLAPLAWLLVALLSATLALLLYTTALVTPHAMQTLMSQSVLKIALWFISFVFAIAMWYYTLWLTIAFFKRRKGVPKHYIIWLLISVLLAVKAFAFSPVSDALAVRQLLFPLLATALLVPYFKRSMRVKKTFVNP, from the coding sequence ATGACCGCAACGCCTGGAGAACGCATTGGAGGCTGGTTACTTGCCCCGCTGGCATGGCTGCTGGTTGCTTTATTAAGCGCAACGCTTGCGCTGCTGCTCTACACCACCGCGCTCGTCACACCGCACGCCATGCAGACGTTGATGTCGCAAAGCGTGCTCAAAATTGCGCTGTGGTTTATCTCGTTCGTTTTCGCGATTGCCATGTGGTACTACACGCTCTGGTTGACCATTGCTTTCTTTAAGCGTCGCAAAGGCGTACCTAAGCACTACATTATCTGGCTGCTGATTTCAGTTCTGCTGGCGGTGAAAGCCTTTGCGTTTTCACCGGTTTCGGACGCCCTGGCCGTTCGCCAACTGCTTTTCCCGTTACTGGCGACCGCGCTGCTGGTGCCTTATTTCAAGCGTTCGATGCGGGTTAAGAAAACCTTCGTGAACCCGTAA
- the ydgT gene encoding transcription modulator YdgT, translating into MTVQDYLLKFRKINSLESLEKLFDHLNYSLSDNQQIINMYRAADHRRAELVSGGRLFNVGEVPKSVWRYVL; encoded by the coding sequence ATGACGGTTCAGGATTATTTATTAAAATTTCGTAAAATCAATTCCCTTGAAAGCCTGGAAAAACTCTTTGATCATCTGAACTACTCCCTGTCGGATAATCAGCAAATTATTAATATGTACCGCGCCGCGGATCATCGCCGTGCCGAGCTCGTCTCCGGCGGTCGTTTGTTCAACGTTGGCGAAGTCCCAAAGTCGGTATGGCGTTACGTTTTATAA
- the blr gene encoding division septum protein Blr, translated as MTSIFNRIIELAGWIVLGVSVILLGVASHIDNYQPPEPVTVAHPK; from the coding sequence ATGACATCAATTTTTAATCGAATCATTGAATTAGCGGGATGGATTGTTCTTGGGGTATCGGTCATTTTGCTCGGCGTTGCCAGCCATATCGATAACTACCAGCCGCCAGAGCCTGTCACTGTTGCCCATCCTAAGTAA
- a CDS encoding oxidoreductase, with protein MSDSIRVGLIGYGYASKTFHAPLIAGTAGMTLAAVSSSDADKVHGDWPTVPVVSEPKHLFNDPNIDLIVIPTPNDTHFPLAKAALEAGKHVVVDKPFTVTLSQARELDALAKSLGRLLSVFHNRRWDSDFLTIKALLAQGTLGEIAFFESHFDRFRPQVRNRWREQAGPGSGIWYDLAPHLLDQAVNLFGLPVSMTVDLAQLRPGAQATDYFHAVLSYPQRRIVLHATMLAASETPRYTLHGTRGSYVKFGLDPQEERLKNGERLPQEDWGYDMRDGVVTRVEGEACVQETLLTLPGNYPAFYAAIRDALSGSGENPVPASQAIQIMELIELGIESARHRATLCLA; from the coding sequence ATGAGTGATAGCATCCGCGTCGGGTTAATAGGTTACGGGTATGCGAGCAAAACATTCCATGCGCCTCTGATTGCCGGGACGGCGGGAATGACGTTGGCCGCCGTGTCAAGCAGCGACGCAGACAAAGTCCATGGTGACTGGCCCACCGTGCCGGTGGTGTCTGAGCCAAAACATCTTTTCAACGACCCCAACATTGATTTAATTGTGATCCCCACGCCCAACGACACCCATTTTCCTCTGGCTAAAGCCGCGCTGGAGGCCGGGAAGCATGTTGTTGTCGATAAACCCTTTACCGTGACGTTGTCACAAGCAAGAGAGCTGGATGCGCTGGCGAAGAGCCTCGGCAGGCTGTTGTCGGTGTTTCACAACCGGCGCTGGGATAGCGATTTCCTGACGATAAAAGCGCTCCTTGCTCAAGGAACGCTGGGGGAGATAGCCTTTTTTGAATCGCACTTTGATCGTTTTCGCCCGCAGGTACGTAACCGCTGGCGGGAACAGGCAGGCCCCGGGAGCGGTATCTGGTACGATTTAGCGCCGCATTTGCTCGATCAGGCCGTCAATCTGTTTGGTCTGCCGGTGAGTATGACGGTCGATCTGGCTCAGCTCAGACCTGGCGCGCAGGCCACCGATTATTTTCACGCGGTGTTAAGCTACCCGCAGCGGCGCATCGTGCTGCACGCGACAATGCTGGCCGCGTCAGAGACGCCGCGGTATACCCTCCACGGAACGCGGGGTAGTTACGTCAAGTTTGGTCTGGATCCGCAGGAGGAACGGCTGAAAAACGGGGAGCGTTTGCCGCAGGAAGACTGGGGATACGACATGCGCGACGGCGTGGTCACGCGCGTAGAGGGGGAGGCGTGTGTCCAGGAAACCCTGCTGACTCTCCCGGGTAACTATCCTGCGTTTTATGCCGCAATCCGTGACGCCCTGAGTGGATCGGGTGAAAACCCGGTGCCAGCAAGCCAGGCGATTCAGATTATGGAGCTCATTGAACTGGGCATTGAATCTGCCAGGCACCGCGCGACGCTGTGTCTGGCATGA
- the add gene encoding adenosine deaminase yields MIDTRLPLTDIHRHLDGNIRAQTILDLGRQFNLTLPAQTLETLIPHVQVTSNEPDLVSFLSKLDWGVKMLASLDACRRVAFENVEDAARNGLHYVELRFSPGYMAMTHSLPVAGVVEAVIEGVREGCNAFDVQARLIGIMSRTFGEAACLQELDALLAHRDHITAVDLAGDELGFPGSLFLSHFNRARDAGWHITVHAGEAAGPESIWQAIRELGAERIGHGVKAVEDRALLDFLAEQRIGIESCLTSNMQTSTVSTLDKHPLKTFLAHGVLASLNTDDPAVQGVDIIHEYTFAAPQAGLSQQQIRQAQINGLEMAFITPAEKQALRDKVAHG; encoded by the coding sequence ATGATTGATACACGCCTGCCCTTAACTGATATTCATCGTCATCTCGACGGAAACATTCGTGCCCAAACCATTCTCGATCTTGGCCGCCAGTTCAATTTAACCCTGCCTGCGCAAACGCTTGAAACCTTGATTCCGCACGTTCAGGTCACCTCAAATGAACCAGACCTGGTGAGTTTTCTGAGCAAACTCGACTGGGGTGTGAAGATGCTGGCCTCACTGGACGCCTGCCGCCGCGTCGCTTTCGAAAACGTTGAAGATGCCGCCCGAAACGGCCTGCACTATGTTGAGCTGCGTTTTTCCCCAGGCTATATGGCGATGACCCACAGCCTGCCGGTAGCGGGCGTAGTGGAAGCCGTAATTGAAGGCGTGCGTGAAGGCTGTAACGCATTCGACGTGCAGGCGCGCCTGATTGGTATTATGAGCCGTACCTTTGGCGAAGCGGCCTGCCTGCAGGAACTGGACGCGCTGCTGGCGCATCGCGACCACATCACCGCGGTTGATCTGGCGGGTGATGAACTGGGCTTCCCGGGGAGCCTGTTTCTTTCTCACTTCAACCGCGCACGCGACGCAGGCTGGCATATCACCGTTCATGCAGGTGAAGCCGCGGGCCCGGAAAGCATCTGGCAGGCCATTCGTGAACTGGGGGCGGAACGTATCGGTCACGGGGTGAAGGCCGTCGAGGATCGCGCCCTGCTGGATTTCCTCGCGGAACAGCGCATCGGGATTGAATCCTGCCTGACCTCCAACATGCAGACCAGCACGGTATCGACGCTGGACAAGCACCCGTTAAAAACCTTCCTTGCGCATGGCGTGCTGGCGTCGCTGAATACCGACGATCCGGCCGTTCAGGGTGTGGACATCATTCACGAGTACACCTTCGCCGCACCGCAGGCCGGGCTGAGCCAGCAACAGATCCGCCAGGCGCAGATTAACGGCCTGGAAATGGCGTTCATTACGCCTGCAGAGAAACAGGCGCTGCGCGACAAAGTGGCTCACGGGTAA